In bacterium, one genomic interval encodes:
- a CDS encoding RHS repeat protein, with product MQMDAWVPADVAGWLSSSDLPYDAYGVCYSINRTKCTTVTVTASIQQMKFWAIACQKSYQGPCTCACQSDTVRMYGPWSVGQVASLSAPQPVELGEVACDARVADPINTINGNMYQRRVDVSLGTDLGLPLEISRHYNTFNFASSLLGERWRLGFENTLAIDSSNGNLTLTEATGRQVRFERHWLGGTNPRLVYDPPYGVPYRVKVDTVNSIYTIIASDDTRLVFHQAGPVDSIEDLNGNRIRYFFSANILDSVKDASGRCIRLNTSSGRLGSITSSAGDTLVKYEYLPTDDLLHRVTYSDGSWEEYNYGSNSYDPRSITSIVDSDSGKRYFSYDSSGLSTGFWVADGSQKVNLSWSHPSNVECGTSSDSNVCQISHQNGLFTSTTQSVWSADRTMRQVARRTDSDCATCATSFTYDGAGNKRSARYANGRLDSMYYDSRGNLLTRVIAANTSLKQRTDWTYDSTYNRPTLEQWTSINKANDYGKLISIRDSKGNLLRQIESGWKDGTTKYNDTSWFTYNAVGQLTKADGPRRDVADTVKYVYYGNGDLQYEIDANGDTTSYGQRNSLGQRTWVRSANGDTSRYVHDTRGRLTRLVTLAGTADSTALSYAYYVDGSLKSLTPPNGSATQYIRDSCGHLDQLSDQSGNYVAFTYDSMGNQISQCTYSPANVLRKQIFSAYNHRHQPIWTASAFADTTRLGYGPLGTLDTLLDALGNRIVNRHDSLGRLLETIEPRTGDSIKTRYTYDARDNVTKLVDPGGYEYRFKYDDKGRLTYDSCAISGTTRYGYDAADNLAWKKNASGDSIAFKYDLLNRLTAELYPDSQNVRYQYDGTQFSFGKGRLYRESAPACTTTYRYDNVGRLHQEIRRFPSDSTTYTTSYGYDENDQLSSVIYPSGNLVTYQRDTIGNVNMVCCSTGVGWDTLASSITYAPFGDAESWILGNGISISNRLDQLYRIDSISTGVDSLLELRYSYNDVGSIEEIEDRIESTKSRYFEYDQISRLTSARSLDYPDTLLSLIYARNGNRDSILEYGSTADTSAYTYSSNKLIQIVDTATASYSYDALGNVTRVIAGSDTTTYQYTDAGRLVSVDNGATMACTYDGQHQRVSKTSGGVTTKFINLPSGFVLSEFDSADWRCDYIYLNGKPLAKLSAQPSGDIQYYITDHLGTPLALTNNQKTVTWRGDYYPFGEVYDELISSTNPLRFPGQYEDTEADIYYNWNRYYSPRLGRYLQPDPLGPFEGNLYGYANGNPLIYVDPSGESPLLLAAAAWAAVEIGSSLWDAWTTASTLADPCASDFEKGAVSSAFIAGLYLPGGGYSQATKSLIKAGKGQAHHVISKAIFNALSDHPRLKGLFKLRDSRMIAFAKDLASHRGYQDWHRALDKEIAEVILANRTMTFTQFLRYLTKRYSLPDLLKRFPKGIQ from the coding sequence ATGCAAATGGACGCCTGGGTTCCGGCCGATGTGGCCGGGTGGTTGAGTAGCAGTGACCTCCCCTACGATGCCTATGGCGTTTGCTACTCCATTAATAGGACCAAATGCACCACGGTCACAGTTACTGCTTCAATTCAGCAGATGAAGTTCTGGGCGATTGCCTGCCAGAAGTCTTATCAAGGACCATGTACCTGTGCATGTCAAAGTGACACGGTACGCATGTACGGCCCATGGTCGGTCGGGCAGGTAGCTTCCCTATCCGCTCCCCAGCCGGTTGAATTGGGTGAAGTCGCCTGCGACGCCAGGGTAGCAGATCCAATAAATACCATCAACGGCAACATGTATCAGAGACGGGTCGACGTTTCTCTCGGCACCGACCTTGGCCTGCCGCTCGAGATCTCTCGACACTACAACACGTTCAATTTCGCAAGCTCGCTGCTGGGTGAAAGATGGAGACTCGGCTTCGAAAACACGCTTGCAATCGATTCGTCCAATGGCAACTTGACCTTAACCGAAGCAACTGGCCGCCAGGTGCGATTCGAGAGACACTGGTTAGGAGGAACAAACCCCAGGCTCGTCTACGATCCGCCCTACGGTGTTCCTTATCGGGTCAAAGTCGACACTGTCAACAGCATCTACACCATCATCGCGTCCGACGACACCAGGCTGGTCTTTCATCAAGCCGGGCCCGTCGACTCGATCGAAGATCTGAACGGAAATCGTATCCGTTATTTTTTCTCCGCCAACATTCTCGATTCGGTCAAGGATGCCTCTGGACGTTGCATCCGCCTGAACACTTCGAGTGGACGCCTGGGTTCGATCACGTCTTCAGCCGGTGATACGCTGGTAAAATACGAATATCTTCCCACTGACGATCTCCTGCATCGTGTGACCTACAGCGACGGAAGCTGGGAGGAGTACAACTACGGATCAAACTCGTATGACCCACGGTCTATCACGTCAATCGTCGACTCTGACAGTGGCAAGCGCTACTTCAGCTATGACAGCAGCGGTCTGTCGACAGGCTTCTGGGTTGCAGACGGATCACAAAAGGTCAATCTGTCCTGGAGTCATCCGAGCAATGTGGAATGCGGCACTAGTTCGGATTCAAATGTCTGCCAGATCAGCCATCAAAATGGTCTCTTCACCAGTACCACCCAGTCTGTCTGGTCTGCTGATCGAACCATGCGACAGGTCGCCCGACGAACCGATTCCGACTGCGCGACTTGCGCGACATCATTCACGTATGATGGCGCCGGTAACAAACGCTCTGCCCGGTATGCCAACGGTCGACTCGATTCAATGTATTACGATTCGCGTGGCAATCTTCTCACCCGAGTCATCGCCGCCAACACGTCGCTCAAGCAAAGAACTGACTGGACCTACGACAGCACGTACAATCGCCCCACCCTTGAACAATGGACCAGCATCAACAAGGCCAACGACTATGGCAAACTGATCTCAATTCGTGATTCGAAGGGAAACCTGCTCAGACAGATTGAGTCAGGATGGAAAGACGGCACCACTAAGTATAATGACACCTCCTGGTTCACTTACAATGCAGTTGGCCAGCTGACCAAAGCGGACGGCCCGCGCCGCGACGTCGCTGACACTGTCAAGTATGTCTACTATGGTAACGGTGACCTTCAGTACGAGATCGACGCAAATGGTGACACTACCTCGTATGGCCAACGCAACTCCCTTGGACAACGCACCTGGGTTCGCTCAGCCAATGGCGACACAAGCAGATATGTCCATGACACGCGGGGACGGCTGACTAGGCTCGTTACTCTAGCCGGCACCGCGGATAGTACTGCCCTCTCCTACGCCTACTACGTTGACGGTAGCCTCAAGAGTCTTACCCCACCCAATGGATCGGCTACTCAGTATATACGAGACAGTTGCGGGCATCTCGATCAGCTTAGTGATCAATCCGGCAACTACGTCGCGTTCACATATGATTCGATGGGGAATCAAATCAGTCAATGTACCTACTCCCCAGCCAACGTATTGCGAAAGCAGATATTCTCCGCATACAACCACCGACATCAGCCGATCTGGACCGCATCGGCATTCGCCGATACTACGCGCCTTGGCTACGGTCCGTTAGGTACTTTGGACACGCTTCTTGACGCGCTTGGCAATCGGATAGTCAACCGGCATGATTCCCTGGGAAGATTACTCGAGACAATCGAGCCACGGACAGGCGACAGCATCAAGACCCGCTACACGTATGACGCCAGAGACAACGTGACAAAGCTGGTCGACCCCGGCGGTTACGAATACCGCTTCAAGTATGACGATAAGGGTCGCCTCACCTATGACAGCTGTGCGATATCCGGTACTACTCGCTATGGATACGACGCGGCCGACAATCTCGCCTGGAAAAAGAACGCTTCCGGCGACTCAATAGCCTTCAAGTACGATCTGCTCAACCGGCTGACGGCGGAACTCTATCCTGACTCTCAGAATGTGCGATATCAATACGATGGCACCCAGTTCAGTTTCGGCAAGGGGCGGCTCTATCGGGAATCAGCACCAGCCTGCACTACCACCTATCGATACGACAATGTTGGGAGACTCCATCAGGAGATTCGCCGATTCCCATCTGACTCGACAACTTATACGACAAGCTACGGCTACGATGAAAACGACCAGTTGTCGTCGGTCATTTACCCGTCCGGCAATCTCGTAACCTATCAACGCGACACGATCGGCAACGTGAACATGGTCTGCTGCAGCACTGGTGTTGGATGGGACACTCTTGCTTCATCTATCACGTACGCTCCATTCGGAGACGCGGAGTCTTGGATCCTCGGAAACGGCATATCGATTAGCAACCGATTGGACCAACTATACCGGATTGATTCGATCAGCACCGGAGTCGATTCCCTCTTGGAGTTGCGATACAGTTACAACGACGTGGGAAGCATCGAAGAAATTGAGGATCGAATTGAATCGACCAAGAGTCGTTACTTTGAATATGATCAGATCAGTCGACTCACTTCGGCTCGATCCCTCGATTACCCGGATACCCTGCTCAGCCTGATCTATGCACGAAACGGTAACCGTGATTCGATCTTGGAGTATGGAAGCACTGCCGACACTTCGGCATACACGTACTCGTCGAACAAGCTGATTCAGATAGTCGACACTGCGACCGCGAGCTACAGCTACGATGCGCTTGGCAATGTCACGCGCGTGATTGCCGGATCTGATACCACCACCTATCAGTACACCGATGCGGGGCGGCTGGTCTCGGTTGACAATGGCGCCACGATGGCTTGTACCTATGATGGGCAGCATCAGCGAGTCAGCAAGACATCCGGAGGAGTGACCACCAAGTTCATCAATCTCCCTTCCGGCTTTGTTCTTTCAGAGTTCGATAGCGCCGACTGGAGATGCGATTATATCTACCTGAACGGTAAGCCGTTGGCCAAGCTGTCGGCGCAGCCTTCAGGGGATATTCAGTACTATATCACCGACCATCTCGGAACCCCGCTCGCCCTCACCAACAACCAGAAGACCGTCACCTGGCGGGGAGATTATTACCCGTTTGGCGAAGTCTACGATGAACTTATCTCGTCGACCAATCCTCTTCGTTTTCCTGGACAGTATGAGGATACCGAAGCCGATATATATTATAATTGGAATCGGTACTATAGCCCGAGGCTTGGACGCTATCTCCAGCCCGACCCGCTGGGTCCGTTCGAAGGGAATCTCTACGGCTACGCCAACGGAAACCCGCTTATCTATGTTGACCCAAGCGGCGAAAGCCCATTGCTTCTTGCCGCTGCAGCGTGGGCGGCAGTTGAAATTGGCTCGTCGCTGTGGGATGCATGGACCACTGCTAGTACTCTGGCAGATCCGTGTGCAAGTGATTTTGAGAAAGGTGCAGTCAGCAGCGCCTTCATTGCAGGATTATACTTGCCTGGTGGTGGATATTCGCAGGCCACCAAGTCTCTGATAAAGGCCGGAAAGGGTCAAGCACATCATGTTATTTCGAAAGCTATATTCAACGCCTTGAGTGACCATCCGCGACTTAAGGGCCTGTTTAAATTAAGGGATTCTCGGATGATAGCATTTGCCAAGGACCTGGCATCCCATAGGGGCTATCAGGATTGGCACAGAGCACTGGACAAAGAAATCGCTGAAGTTATCCTTGCAAACAGGACAATGACCTTTACGCAATTCCTCAGATATTTGACCAAGCGTTACTCGCTACCAGACTTGCTCAAACGGTTTCCAAAGGGCATACAATGA
- the glnA gene encoding type I glutamate--ammonia ligase: protein MKLDSILKFAKEKQIEYIDLKFSDLPGIWHHITLPVSSLTPDLFSQGVGIDGSSLPGFSSIERGDMIMLPDPEAMFIDPFCDRPTLSFIGNIMDHGEHITPYSRNPRRVTADAAAYLAKIVKGAQAIIGPEFEFYVFDEARFYQGPEAAFYYLDSAEAAWRPTEDSEALGYKIPYKKGYHAAPPMDRTFNLRSQMASMLADVGVALKYHHHEVGGAGQHEIEVAFAPIMKMADQSMMIKYIIKNECFRHKKSATFMPKPLFNEPGSGLHVHQYLADDKGSLFYDPKGTCKMSKLGLWYIGGMLKHADSLLAFTNPSTNSYKRLVPGFEAPVAGTYSMGNRTACIRIPGYQRSAKTYRFEFRPPDGTMNPYLAYAAMLMAGLDGIKNKIDPGMPLDKNLEQLSEKELSRIPHLPTSLTKALDALERDNDYLQQGGVFTEDLLENWVKIKRKEVSEIRVRPTPHEFEMYYDV from the coding sequence GTGAAACTCGACTCGATTCTCAAATTCGCAAAAGAGAAACAGATTGAATATATCGATTTGAAGTTCTCGGACCTGCCCGGCATCTGGCACCACATAACCCTGCCGGTCTCGTCCCTCACTCCCGACCTGTTCAGCCAGGGTGTCGGGATCGATGGCTCCTCCCTCCCCGGCTTCTCCTCCATCGAACGCGGCGATATGATCATGCTCCCCGACCCGGAAGCGATGTTCATCGATCCGTTCTGCGACCGCCCGACCCTTTCCTTCATCGGCAACATCATGGATCATGGCGAACATATCACCCCCTACTCGCGCAATCCGAGAAGAGTGACCGCCGATGCCGCCGCGTATCTCGCCAAAATCGTCAAAGGCGCGCAAGCGATCATCGGGCCGGAATTTGAATTCTATGTTTTCGACGAGGCCCGCTTCTACCAGGGCCCCGAAGCCGCGTTTTATTATCTCGATTCAGCCGAGGCCGCCTGGCGGCCGACTGAGGATTCCGAAGCGCTTGGCTACAAGATCCCCTACAAGAAAGGGTATCATGCCGCGCCGCCGATGGACCGCACCTTCAATCTCCGCTCGCAGATGGCCTCGATGCTCGCCGATGTTGGCGTCGCGCTAAAATATCACCACCACGAGGTAGGCGGAGCAGGACAACATGAGATCGAGGTCGCCTTCGCCCCCATCATGAAGATGGCCGACCAATCGATGATGATTAAATACATCATCAAGAATGAATGCTTCCGTCATAAGAAATCCGCCACCTTCATGCCCAAGCCGCTTTTCAACGAACCCGGCTCCGGCCTCCATGTCCATCAGTATCTCGCCGATGACAAAGGCTCGCTCTTCTACGATCCGAAGGGCACTTGCAAGATGTCCAAGCTCGGACTTTGGTATATCGGTGGCATGCTGAAACATGCCGACTCGCTGTTGGCGTTCACCAATCCCTCGACCAATTCATATAAGCGGCTGGTGCCGGGATTTGAAGCTCCCGTCGCCGGGACTTATTCGATGGGGAACCGCACCGCCTGTATCCGCATACCGGGATATCAGCGAAGTGCGAAAACCTACCGCTTTGAGTTCCGTCCCCCCGATGGCACTATGAACCCCTATCTGGCCTATGCCGCGATGTTGATGGCCGGCCTCGACGGCATCAAAAACAAGATCGACCCTGGCATGCCGCTGGATAAGAATCTGGAGCAGTTGTCAGAGAAAGAACTCTCCAGGATACCTCATCTGCCGACCTCGCTGACCAAGGCGCTCGACGCTCTCGAACGCGACAACGACTACCTGCAACAGGGTGGCGTCTTTACTGAGGATCTGCTGGAAAACTGGGTAAAGATCAAGCGGAAAGAGGTGTCAGAGATCCGCGTCCGCCCCACCCCGCATGAATTTGAGATGTACTATGACGTGTGA
- a CDS encoding DUF2924 domain-containing protein — protein MKSIKSRVKSGVTSKKVRSLEDLLGSKYSVSIRAEHKGTKYRARLQKSGKVRFKGKTLISLTQAAKAITGYATSGVWFWKIKTGKTEWVRIRSLLK, from the coding sequence GTGAAAAGCATCAAATCGCGGGTCAAGAGTGGTGTGACGTCTAAGAAGGTCCGTTCTCTTGAGGACCTACTTGGAAGCAAGTATTCTGTCAGCATTCGAGCGGAGCACAAAGGTACGAAGTACCGCGCACGACTTCAGAAAAGCGGAAAAGTTCGCTTCAAAGGAAAAACGCTGATCTCCCTCACTCAGGCAGCTAAGGCAATAACCGGCTATGCGACAAGTGGAGTCTGGTTCTGGAAGATCAAAACTGGTAAGACGGAATGGGTTCGCATCCGGAGCTTGTTGAAGTAA
- a CDS encoding EamA family transporter produces the protein MNLIVYLILCLIWGSTWIAIKLGLSDAPPLWAASIRFIIAVLILGTIVLMKRYPLPKSWREYLRMGHPGIYMYGASYALIYFGELYINSALASVLFGSFPFFVAMLSYYSLPGEKKTSMLGWLGMLVGFIGVVLISYDSLQTSSHLFLGTMLTLLGSFVSAVGLMFHKRHCAETNIYVAAVVQMLFGGILLVVSALIFEDITALKISATSIGSILYLAIFGTAVAFIGYYWLLTKMRTVTVSLIGFVTPLVAILIGVYMFDEQLSLLVLVGAALILSGIALVVKK, from the coding sequence ATGAACCTGATCGTCTACCTGATACTCTGCCTTATCTGGGGCTCTACTTGGATCGCCATCAAGCTGGGCCTTTCCGATGCCCCTCCGCTCTGGGCGGCCTCGATCCGGTTCATAATTGCGGTTCTAATCCTCGGGACTATAGTCCTGATGAAGCGCTACCCGCTCCCCAAATCCTGGCGCGAATATCTGCGAATGGGACACCCGGGGATTTACATGTACGGAGCCAGTTACGCCCTTATCTACTTCGGCGAGCTGTATATCAACTCGGCGCTCGCCTCGGTGCTGTTTGGCTCTTTTCCGTTTTTTGTCGCCATGCTCTCTTACTACTCACTCCCCGGTGAGAAGAAAACATCCATGCTCGGCTGGCTCGGAATGTTGGTCGGATTTATTGGTGTCGTGCTGATATCGTATGACTCACTGCAAACATCATCGCACCTCTTCCTGGGGACGATGTTAACCCTCCTCGGCTCGTTTGTGTCGGCCGTCGGCCTGATGTTCCACAAGCGGCATTGCGCTGAAACCAATATCTATGTTGCGGCAGTCGTACAGATGTTGTTCGGGGGAATTCTGCTGGTGGTAAGCGCGCTGATATTCGAGGATATCACTGCGCTGAAAATCTCCGCCACTTCTATCGGCTCGATTCTCTATCTCGCGATATTTGGAACCGCAGTCGCATTTATCGGCTACTACTGGTTGTTGACAAAAATGCGAACCGTGACTGTCTCGCTGATCGGATTTGTCACGCCACTGGTGGCGATTCTGATTGGGGTGTATATGTTCGACGAGCAGCTTTCACTGCTCGTCTTGGTCGGTGCCGCGCTTATCCTCTCGGGAATCGCGCTGGTCGTGAAGAAGTAG